Proteins found in one Bacillus subtilis subsp. subtilis str. 168 genomic segment:
- the yomR gene encoding conserved protein of unknown function; phage SPbeta (Evidence 4: Unknown function but conserved in other organisms), producing the protein MSSSKYVGQLKQNNIQINSLRGSNDRAEKHMLEHEQALTEKTNLFMEYQQNELKKHTDDKSNPHLVTKEQVGLGNVLNNVQATKEEFDEHLNDTLNPHSVTKSQVGLANVLNEKQATKTEFDQHAQDTIIHITASERTTWNAAESNSKKYTDAHSQNTNNPHKVTAIQVGLGNLTNDKQATKLEFDAHIKDNERHITSTERSKWNSAQLTKISSDDGQPLVSITSDFHSELLNSPTLTYFGYDKAALEAPPSNGRGFWTCSADKLYGQAIVLTNDNKTYRKSLINGAWSSWERLISSSEIDNVPWLSVTYKNGAKTGSRPLQYRKVAGTLQLSGHVVTNRDVVFASIPTEFSPTQGAVKSVEVSGTFGRSKLFVNSNGDLQLSGVSADNSAAITGYYIDVVVPLN; encoded by the coding sequence ATGAGCAGCAGTAAATACGTCGGTCAACTCAAACAAAACAATATTCAGATCAATTCATTAAGAGGATCCAATGACAGAGCTGAAAAACATATGCTTGAGCATGAACAAGCATTAACAGAAAAAACAAATTTGTTTATGGAATATCAACAGAATGAGCTCAAGAAACATACTGATGATAAGTCTAATCCTCATTTAGTCACCAAAGAGCAGGTTGGTTTGGGCAATGTTTTAAATAATGTCCAAGCAACTAAAGAGGAATTTGACGAACATCTAAACGATACTCTCAATCCCCATTCAGTAACTAAAAGCCAAGTTGGTTTAGCAAATGTCCTGAATGAAAAACAAGCAACTAAAACTGAATTTGATCAACATGCTCAAGATACAATTATTCATATTACAGCTTCAGAGAGAACTACTTGGAATGCCGCGGAAAGCAATTCTAAAAAGTATACTGACGCACATTCTCAGAACACAAACAATCCTCATAAAGTAACTGCAATTCAGGTCGGGTTAGGAAACCTTACGAATGATAAACAAGCGACAAAATTAGAATTTGATGCTCACATAAAAGATAATGAGCGTCATATCACTAGCACTGAAAGAAGTAAATGGAATTCTGCTCAATTAACTAAAATATCAAGCGATGATGGTCAACCACTAGTTTCTATAACAAGCGACTTTCATTCTGAACTTTTGAATTCTCCTACTTTAACATATTTCGGATATGATAAGGCTGCCTTAGAAGCACCTCCAAGTAACGGGCGGGGATTTTGGACATGTAGTGCTGATAAACTTTATGGTCAAGCTATTGTTCTGACTAATGATAATAAGACTTACAGAAAATCATTGATAAACGGAGCATGGTCAAGTTGGGAACGATTGATAAGTAGCAGTGAAATTGATAACGTGCCTTGGTTAAGCGTTACATATAAAAATGGCGCAAAGACAGGCTCAAGGCCACTTCAATATCGTAAAGTAGCTGGGACTTTGCAGCTTAGTGGGCACGTTGTAACAAACCGAGATGTAGTATTTGCTTCTATTCCAACTGAATTTTCTCCAACACAAGGTGCTGTTAAGTCTGTTGAAGTGAGTGGAACTTTCGGCAGAAGTAAATTATTTGTAAACTCTAATGGTGACCTTCAGCTAAGTGGGGTATCAGCTGACAACAGTGCTGCAATAACGGGTTACTACATAGATGTAGTTGTTCCGTTGAATTAG
- the yomQ gene encoding putative tail phage assembly protein; phage SPbeta (Evidence 3: Putative function from multiple computational evidences; PubMedId: 7920643; Product type s: structure), protein MIQVYKYDENFMFVEPLVVTEIDEKGDYIFPDNCTSVPLPDSPSYYLPRFDLSKQVWIETASQEYIDSLSPPPEEPSDVELLGQSLAEARILILKQNRIILNLQNEVKNLKDGTTA, encoded by the coding sequence GTGATACAAGTCTATAAATATGACGAAAATTTTATGTTCGTTGAACCCCTAGTTGTAACTGAAATCGATGAAAAGGGAGATTATATTTTTCCCGATAATTGCACTTCTGTTCCATTACCTGACTCTCCCTCCTATTACCTTCCACGATTTGATTTATCAAAACAAGTTTGGATAGAAACAGCCTCTCAAGAATATATAGACAGCCTCTCACCGCCCCCTGAAGAACCTTCTGATGTGGAATTACTTGGACAATCACTAGCTGAAGCCAGAATTTTAATTTTAAAACAAAATCGCATAATCTTAAATTTACAAAATGAAGTTAAAAACTTGAAAGATGGGACAACAGCATGA
- the yomP gene encoding conserved phage protein of unknown function; phage SPbeta (Evidence 4: Unknown function but conserved in other organisms) translates to MSNFWVIALNKNWATLDQVKEAYYYDDVTKEELKEGVDNNLITPEQYQEIVGEAYTSVTLSTE, encoded by the coding sequence ATGAGCAATTTTTGGGTTATAGCCCTAAACAAAAACTGGGCAACTCTTGATCAGGTTAAAGAAGCTTATTATTACGATGATGTAACTAAGGAAGAACTCAAAGAAGGAGTAGACAATAACTTAATTACTCCTGAACAATATCAAGAAATTGTTGGGGAAGCCTATACTTCAGTTACCTTATCTACAGAATAA
- the yomO gene encoding conserved protein of unknown function; phage SPbeta (Evidence 4: Unknown function but conserved in other organisms), which yields MASKKLNLSLIEESVNKYDKKEKVQLTDDVHVFIYPYFSPSRLTKMLTEMISDQQKAEDKGIDFSKINTVQWVFFSIVKEFSDLGIPNDIKNKVKWYLKLVDSEFFPMIINSFPKESMKKLKDATKALEKITEDLLTMSHQEINKLILEKVEEIETGSGEVSGENN from the coding sequence ATGGCATCAAAAAAATTGAATTTAAGTTTAATTGAGGAAAGTGTCAATAAGTATGACAAGAAAGAAAAAGTCCAATTAACCGATGATGTACATGTATTCATCTACCCATACTTTTCTCCTTCTCGGTTAACAAAAATGCTAACTGAAATGATCTCTGATCAACAAAAAGCTGAAGATAAAGGTATTGATTTTAGTAAAATCAACACTGTTCAATGGGTATTCTTTTCAATTGTCAAAGAATTTTCAGATTTGGGGATTCCGAATGACATCAAAAATAAAGTTAAATGGTACCTTAAGCTTGTAGATTCCGAATTCTTCCCTATGATTATTAACAGTTTTCCAAAAGAAAGTATGAAGAAGCTTAAGGATGCAACAAAAGCTTTAGAAAAAATCACTGAAGACTTGTTAACTATGAGCCACCAGGAAATCAACAAGCTTATTCTAGAAAAGGTAGAAGAAATAGAGACTGGTTCTGGTGAAGTTAGTGGCGAAAACAATTAA
- the yomN gene encoding conserved protein of unknown function; phage SPbeta (Evidence 4: Unknown function but conserved in other organisms) — protein sequence MAKTIKDIKAMVEQAAIQSIHKSSSNVKQIMVKTGQEHIVEDVYGAYDPLLYERTGQVKDAFITTNESNGVSLDNIREDDGKDIATVIETGQGYTYPDSYGYGYGNPRPFMKNTSETLRDGRLTAALKKDLKADGIKTD from the coding sequence GTGGCGAAAACAATTAAAGATATCAAAGCTATGGTTGAACAAGCTGCAATTCAATCAATTCATAAGTCTTCCTCTAATGTGAAACAAATTATGGTAAAAACAGGACAAGAGCATATTGTTGAAGATGTTTACGGTGCATATGATCCCCTACTTTATGAACGCACAGGACAAGTTAAAGATGCCTTTATAACCACCAACGAAAGCAACGGGGTGTCATTGGACAATATTAGAGAAGATGATGGAAAAGACATTGCTACAGTTATTGAAACCGGGCAGGGGTATACATACCCTGATTCATATGGATATGGATACGGTAACCCTCGTCCTTTTATGAAGAATACCTCTGAGACCTTAAGAGATGGACGATTAACCGCAGCGCTAAAAAAAGATTTAAAAGCAGATGGTATTAAAACAGACTAA
- the yomM gene encoding putative integrase; phage SPbeta (Evidence 3: Putative function from multiple computational evidences; Product type e: enzyme) produces the protein MTKPIEKNMLRSRAIKLPEVTESMWEQVDEEHRNLVQEFLDAHSFRDKTRKQYYSSLRQFFWWVHTSLNGKKLYKISKRDFIRYQSFLKNRGMSSSGIALKKAGVSSLNNYIENVVAEDDHNYEKFRNFTRGLPAIPKTTTYEKVKVTYDDYKLMMDALKEDENYLGMAWLATAFNVGGRRAELIQLKTEILDYPVPEGQSYVMSHKVFGKGKGEGKPLEYMINTEALEYLRLWHEKRGYDHEYLFTTQYGGEPKQMSESWADYFCSDVLSDILGRRINPHLFKASCITYLLEVKKVKIELISKYVAHHEDVSTTIKHYDLRDFEEEKNQIFV, from the coding sequence ATGACCAAACCAATTGAAAAGAATATGCTCAGATCTCGAGCAATAAAACTCCCCGAGGTCACGGAATCAATGTGGGAGCAAGTAGATGAAGAGCACAGAAACTTGGTTCAAGAGTTTTTAGATGCTCATTCATTTAGAGATAAAACACGAAAGCAGTATTACTCCTCCCTTCGCCAATTCTTTTGGTGGGTACATACCTCTCTTAACGGGAAAAAACTTTATAAGATCTCAAAGCGTGATTTCATTAGGTATCAAAGTTTCTTAAAGAATCGTGGGATGTCTTCAAGTGGGATTGCTTTAAAAAAAGCCGGTGTATCATCGTTAAATAATTATATCGAAAATGTTGTTGCAGAAGATGATCATAATTATGAGAAATTCAGAAATTTCACCCGCGGGCTTCCAGCTATTCCTAAAACCACTACCTATGAAAAAGTTAAAGTTACATATGATGATTATAAACTGATGATGGACGCCCTAAAAGAGGACGAAAATTATTTGGGGATGGCATGGCTTGCTACTGCCTTTAATGTTGGCGGGCGAAGAGCAGAACTCATACAGTTAAAAACAGAAATATTAGATTACCCTGTTCCAGAGGGTCAGTCATACGTGATGAGTCATAAGGTATTTGGAAAAGGTAAAGGTGAAGGAAAACCTCTTGAGTACATGATTAACACAGAAGCACTGGAGTATCTTCGCTTATGGCATGAAAAACGTGGCTATGATCATGAATACCTCTTCACTACTCAGTATGGCGGAGAGCCTAAACAGATGTCAGAGTCTTGGGCTGATTATTTTTGCTCTGATGTGTTATCAGACATCCTTGGTCGACGTATAAACCCCCACCTCTTTAAAGCTTCGTGCATCACTTATCTCCTAGAAGTTAAGAAAGTCAAAATTGAATTGATAAGCAAATATGTAGCTCATCATGAAGATGTCTCAACAACAATCAAACATTATGATTTACGGGATTTTGAAGAAGAAAAAAATCAAATATTTGTTTAG
- the yozP gene encoding hypothetical protein; phage SPbeta (Evidence 5: Unknown function) → MKVIHGIRVYEKGEKVFFETEMPSIPEYMYSKFGWKIIEIDGKNYWAPMEEEEYIHIVAKYLGISPSEVDLNLVHCGTMGDNGCFGDCTGNRFCKRWSTGDSTGCICGA, encoded by the coding sequence GTGAAAGTAATCCATGGAATCAGAGTATATGAAAAAGGAGAAAAAGTCTTTTTTGAAACTGAAATGCCATCCATTCCAGAATACATGTATTCTAAATTCGGGTGGAAAATTATCGAAATAGATGGTAAGAACTATTGGGCCCCGATGGAGGAGGAAGAATATATACATATTGTTGCAAAATATTTAGGGATTTCACCGAGTGAAGTTGATTTAAACTTAGTTCATTGTGGAACGATGGGGGACAATGGTTGTTTTGGAGATTGTACCGGAAATAGATTTTGTAAAAGGTGGAGTACTGGAGATTCAACAGGATGTATTTGTGGTGCTTAA
- the yomL gene encoding conserved exported protein of unknown function; phage SPbeta (Evidence 4: Unknown function but conserved in other organisms), whose translation MRKKRVITCVMAASLTLGSLLPAGYATAKEDSKTTPSYEELALHYKMKSEKISSNGKLVEIEYVSGNETHKVQMNGNDHTVKVDGIEQKGLNFEYDENAANRTNYENNNLKSNEFTTQAAKPKKGYHYVGTLSGHTKAAKNALSVTMSLVGIVPGLGWGSKAATILFSYWAKEQIPDAYYKYDLYEKGAMTDSWYQYATVQFFEDKAHKKKMGKPWTSTPAKVDLPNS comes from the coding sequence TTGAGAAAGAAAAGAGTTATTACTTGTGTTATGGCTGCATCATTGACTTTAGGCTCACTTTTACCTGCAGGTTACGCTACTGCAAAGGAGGACTCTAAGACAACCCCTTCTTACGAAGAACTAGCTCTACATTACAAAATGAAAAGTGAAAAGATTTCATCGAACGGGAAATTAGTTGAAATTGAGTATGTGAGTGGAAATGAAACTCACAAAGTTCAGATGAACGGAAATGATCATACTGTAAAAGTCGATGGCATAGAACAAAAAGGCTTAAACTTTGAGTATGATGAAAATGCTGCTAACAGAACAAATTATGAAAACAATAATTTGAAATCAAATGAATTCACAACACAGGCTGCAAAACCTAAAAAGGGATACCATTATGTGGGGACTTTATCTGGGCATACAAAAGCAGCTAAAAATGCGTTATCAGTTACAATGTCATTAGTCGGTATTGTCCCTGGCTTGGGATGGGGGAGTAAGGCTGCCACTATTTTATTCTCTTATTGGGCAAAAGAACAAATCCCTGATGCGTATTATAAATATGATTTATACGAAAAAGGAGCAATGACTGATAGTTGGTATCAGTATGCTACAGTTCAATTTTTTGAAGATAAAGCCCATAAAAAGAAAATGGGCAAACCGTGGACTAGTACTCCTGCAAAAGTAGATTTACCTAATAGCTAA
- the youB gene encoding conserved phage protein of unknown function; phage SPbeta (Evidence 4: Unknown function but conserved in other organisms; PubMedId: 10931276), with protein MNNKKNIFDIVMYIIFGVLSLFLVAKTDYGTGVLVFVAILYLAVIAYKIKQVFSNSDS; from the coding sequence ATGAACAACAAGAAAAATATCTTTGATATTGTAATGTACATTATTTTCGGTGTGTTAAGTCTTTTTCTAGTTGCAAAAACTGATTATGGCACTGGAGTTTTAGTGTTTGTTGCAATTTTATACCTCGCTGTAATTGCTTATAAAATTAAGCAAGTATTTAGTAATTCAGATTCTTAA
- the yomK gene encoding conserved protein of unknown function; phage SPbeta (Evidence 4: Unknown function but conserved in other organisms), translated as MFNKKVLKHNLAEMNPKELIKFIKHEFPINGQDYHTHARKVQIIKSLSPSELSSAIARMEGIKSQYDPSKTWGIGSLILGTSFIGFQVLFGVNISKITEGNRLNALIYVLITIIICLWTLRNIIKDKENATTADYLKELLIQIKSEKN; from the coding sequence ATGTTCAATAAAAAAGTATTAAAGCACAATCTGGCTGAAATGAATCCTAAAGAATTAATAAAGTTTATCAAGCATGAATTTCCTATTAATGGACAAGATTATCATACACATGCAAGGAAAGTCCAAATAATAAAATCTTTAAGCCCGTCTGAATTATCATCTGCCATTGCAAGGATGGAAGGAATAAAATCGCAATATGATCCATCTAAAACTTGGGGGATTGGAAGTTTGATTTTGGGAACATCGTTTATAGGATTTCAAGTATTATTTGGTGTGAATATATCAAAAATTACTGAGGGAAACCGATTGAATGCATTAATTTACGTATTAATCACAATCATAATTTGCTTATGGACACTTCGTAATATTATAAAAGATAAAGAAAATGCTACAACTGCAGATTATCTCAAAGAACTGCTCATTCAGATAAAATCAGAAAAGAACTAA
- the yomJ gene encoding protein conferring self-immunity to the host; phage SPbeta (Evidence 1b: Function from experimental evidences in the studied species; PubMedId: 3091583; Product type f: factor) — protein sequence MGYKFMAYGGYFLFCLFFLLMDGWRGMGICLIIVGLALLALEPYKIKAQKNIDKLKENAETLKHFDGGFNPDNFFNTYKTKIAFKESDSLVKIYQLNKDEHIEEYTIPFSNVIESEIALDNQIISKVSKSGIVAGGLLAGGIGAAIGGLSASSIQNEMVKSVTLKITVEDLGKPIHYIDFLPTQEVEGYNIQGYKKDSNVIQQALTNAEYWHGVMDVIIKKANKVAQ from the coding sequence ATGGGATATAAGTTTATGGCTTATGGTGGCTATTTTTTATTCTGTCTTTTCTTTTTGCTAATGGACGGCTGGAGAGGCATGGGAATTTGCTTAATAATTGTAGGTTTAGCCCTATTAGCACTTGAGCCCTATAAAATTAAAGCCCAAAAAAATATAGATAAACTAAAAGAAAATGCGGAAACACTTAAGCACTTCGACGGTGGTTTTAATCCAGACAATTTCTTTAATACTTACAAAACTAAAATTGCATTTAAGGAATCTGATTCCCTTGTGAAAATATATCAGCTTAATAAAGATGAACATATTGAAGAATACACAATCCCTTTTTCCAATGTTATAGAATCCGAAATTGCTTTAGACAATCAAATAATTTCTAAAGTATCAAAATCAGGAATCGTAGCTGGTGGCCTGTTAGCTGGAGGAATTGGAGCTGCAATTGGAGGGTTGTCTGCCTCTTCAATACAAAATGAAATGGTCAAATCTGTCACGCTAAAGATTACTGTTGAAGACCTCGGTAAGCCTATCCATTATATCGATTTTCTCCCCACACAAGAAGTTGAAGGGTATAATATTCAGGGGTATAAAAAAGATAGCAATGTCATTCAACAAGCACTTACGAATGCAGAATATTGGCATGGTGTTATGGATGTAATTATTAAGAAAGCAAACAAAGTCGCTCAATAA